One Falsibacillus pallidus genomic window carries:
- a CDS encoding NADP-dependent oxidoreductase — translation MPARMNRQIHLVKRPETIPTEEHFKFVEVPVPSLGENEVLIHNLYLSVDPYMRGRMSDQKSYVAPFNLNEKLVGGVVGEVVESSSSRFSKGDIVTGMLGWEEYSKATEKEIRKIDPNMAPVTTALGILGLTGLTAYFGIEDICRPKEGETVVVSGAAGAVGSTAGQIAKIFGARVVGIAGSDDKVNYIQKELGFDAAINYKTTDDIQAALEEACPNGVDAYFDNVGGEISDAVLNLLNKHARIAQCGAISSYNKPDDQGPRIQTKLIKSSALIKGFVVSDYSDRFKEGASNLGKWLSEGKLTYEETIVEGFENIPEAFLGLFKGTNRGKQLVKIGEPEYGEI, via the coding sequence ATGCCAGCTCGTATGAATAGACAAATCCATTTGGTGAAGCGGCCAGAAACCATTCCAACTGAAGAACATTTCAAATTTGTAGAGGTTCCAGTCCCATCACTCGGGGAAAATGAAGTATTGATCCACAATCTGTATCTGTCCGTGGACCCGTATATGCGCGGCCGGATGAGCGACCAGAAATCTTACGTTGCCCCATTCAATCTGAATGAGAAGCTTGTGGGAGGCGTCGTAGGGGAAGTCGTTGAATCTTCTTCTTCCCGATTTTCCAAAGGAGATATCGTAACCGGGATGCTCGGCTGGGAAGAATATTCGAAAGCCACTGAAAAAGAAATACGGAAAATAGATCCTAACATGGCTCCAGTCACAACGGCTTTGGGGATACTGGGGTTGACGGGATTGACAGCCTACTTCGGCATCGAGGACATCTGCCGTCCGAAAGAAGGCGAAACCGTTGTCGTCTCTGGGGCTGCAGGAGCAGTCGGTTCCACTGCCGGCCAAATCGCAAAAATCTTCGGAGCAAGAGTCGTCGGGATTGCAGGGTCTGATGATAAAGTCAACTATATCCAAAAAGAACTCGGTTTTGATGCAGCGATCAATTACAAAACAACCGATGATATCCAGGCTGCATTGGAAGAAGCCTGCCCAAATGGAGTGGACGCCTACTTCGACAATGTCGGAGGAGAAATTTCCGATGCAGTGCTGAATCTATTGAACAAACATGCAAGAATCGCCCAATGCGGCGCCATCTCTTCCTATAATAAACCCGATGACCAGGGACCGCGGATTCAGACTAAGCTGATTAAGTCCAGTGCCCTGATTAAAGGATTCGTTGTTAGCGACTACTCGGACCGCTTTAAAGAAGGTGCTTCAAACTTAGGGAAATGGCTTTCTGAAGGAAAATTAACCTATGAAGAAACAATCGTTGAGGGATTTGAAAACATCCCGGAAGCTTTCCTGGGATTGTTCAAAGGAACCAACCGAGGCAAGCAGCTCGTCAAAATCGGAGAACCTGAGTATGGGGAAATTTAA